From Hemitrygon akajei chromosome 19, sHemAka1.3, whole genome shotgun sequence, the proteins below share one genomic window:
- the LOC140741981 gene encoding large ribosomal subunit protein eL32, producing the protein MAALRPLTKPNIVKKRRKKFIRHQSDRYVKIARNWRKPRGIDNRVRRRFKGQILMPNIGYGSNKKTKHMLPSGFKKFLVHNVKELEVLMMSNKTYCAEIAHNVSSKNRKTIVERAAQLAIKITNPNARLRSEENE; encoded by the exons ATGGCTGCCCTAAGACCTCTTACCAAGCCTAATATTGTGAAGAAACGCAGGAAGAAGTTCATCCGTCACCAGTCAGATCGCTACGTGAAAATTGCG CGTAACTGGCGGAAACCAAGGGGTATTGACAATAGAGTTCGCCGGAGATTTAAGGGTCAGATCCTTATGCCAAACATTGGttatggcagcaacaagaagaccAAACACATGTTACCCtcgggatttaaaaaattcttggTTCACAATGTGAAGGAGCTGGAGGTTCTGATGATGAGCAACAA GACATATTGTGCTGAGATTGCTCACAATGTCTCTTCCAAAAACCGCAAGACAATTGTGGAGAGGGCAGCCCAGCTTGCTATCAAGATCACCAATCCCAATGCCAGGTTACGCAGTGAAGAGAATGAATAG
- the abhd14a gene encoding protein ABHD14A yields MRTCSSTGNNLIIFAFLIGATVLVYYFLPNVLLSDTKPSGLPQTLDMSNSRLLSVNVTVHYTQNAVTLDMFYREAVPPGKNGERSQPRLEILLLHGQAFSSKTWESLGTLNLLAQQGYRALAVDLPGFGNTSPLEVEKTDKDRADFLLTFMNAMDLQTPVLISPSMSGRFSIPFVMFHNQRLKGFVPVAPIGTNGYSAEQYQKIKTPTLIIFGEQDTNLGVQSLKNLRHLPHHNIIKIPTAHHACYLDEPKKFHDALLDFLTKLHYHGCPKTSYQA; encoded by the exons ATGCGAACGTGTTCATCCACCGGAAATAACCTGATAATCTTTGCGTTTCTTATTGGAGCTACAGTTTTGGTTTACTATTTTCTCCCAAATGTCCTTCTTTCTGATACTAAGCCTTCAGGGCTCCCACAGACACTGGATATGAGTAACAGCCGGCTGCTCTCAGTCAATGTCACTGTGCATTATACCCAAAATGCAGTAACATTGGACATGTTCTACAGAGAAGCAGTACCACCAGGAAAGAATGGAGAAAGATCACAGCCGAG ATTGGAAATACTGCTGCTTCATGGACAGGCATTCAGCTCTAAGACCTGGGAAAGTCTTGGGACACTTAACCTTCTTGCACAACAAGGATACCGAGCTCTCGCAGTGGACTTACC AGGATTTGGAAATACCTCACCCTTGGAGGTTGAGAAAACGGATAAGGACCGGGCTGACTTCTTGTTGACCTTCATGAATGCTATGGACCTTCAGACGCCAGTCCTGATCAGTCCGTCAATGAGTGGTCGTTTCTCCATCCCATTTGTGATGTTTCATAACCAGAGACTGAAGGGCTTTGTCCCTGTCGCACCCATTGGGACAAAtggctacagtgctgaacagtATCAGAAAATCAAG ACCCCAACACTCATCATATTTGGAGAACAGGACACAAACCTGGGTGTACAGTCCCTGAAGAATCTCAGACACCTTCCTCATCACAACATCATCAAAATACCCACAGCACACCATGCTTGCTATCTGGATGAACCAAAAAAGTTTCATGATGCTctgttggacttcctaactaaacttca TTACCATGGCTGCCCTAAGACCTCTTACCAAGCCTAA